One genomic region from Thalassotalea sp. PS06 encodes:
- a CDS encoding ATP-NAD kinase family protein, whose product MFKLGFLVNPIAGIGGSVAFKGSDGEDIAKQAKALGAEPKSNLRAKLALEVLVPYKDKITIYTGNGDMGEETARSLGFTVEVVHHYQGDNSTALDTEALVEALQQQQVDLLLFAGGDGTARNVCAKVQGFFPVLGIPAGVKIHSGVYALTPTAAGRVVEEMVNNELVSFLEADVMDIDETAFRQGIVKARRYGEMQIPSHLQYIQAVKSGGKETDELVLMDIAAHIIEQMDEELFVMGSGSTVAAIMQEMALDNTLLGVDLVQEQDLVAQDVTEHMLYSALHEAKEQGQDVKLVITVIGGQGHILGRGNQQLSPRIIRTIGKDNIFIVATKRKLQALDHRPLIVDSGDPTLDAELSGYLPVITGFHDQVLYPVASPGLLHA is encoded by the coding sequence ATGTTTAAATTAGGCTTTTTGGTCAATCCAATTGCTGGAATTGGTGGCAGTGTCGCGTTTAAAGGCAGCGATGGCGAGGATATTGCCAAACAAGCAAAAGCGTTAGGCGCAGAACCGAAATCAAACCTTCGTGCCAAGCTGGCTTTAGAGGTGTTAGTTCCCTATAAAGACAAGATAACCATCTATACCGGCAATGGTGATATGGGTGAAGAGACCGCTCGCTCACTTGGCTTTACGGTTGAGGTTGTTCATCACTACCAAGGTGATAATTCCACCGCTTTGGATACCGAAGCCCTTGTCGAAGCTTTGCAACAACAGCAAGTAGATTTATTACTGTTTGCCGGTGGTGATGGTACGGCTCGTAATGTTTGTGCAAAAGTACAAGGGTTTTTCCCTGTGCTTGGGATCCCCGCCGGAGTTAAGATCCACTCTGGTGTCTATGCGTTAACGCCAACTGCTGCAGGACGAGTGGTTGAGGAAATGGTGAATAATGAGCTGGTAAGCTTTTTAGAAGCCGATGTCATGGATATTGACGAAACCGCATTTCGTCAGGGTATTGTTAAAGCCAGACGTTATGGTGAGATGCAGATACCCAGTCATTTGCAATATATTCAGGCGGTAAAATCCGGTGGTAAAGAAACTGATGAATTAGTCTTGATGGATATTGCCGCGCATATTATTGAGCAAATGGATGAAGAGCTTTTCGTGATGGGCTCGGGTTCTACGGTTGCGGCAATTATGCAGGAAATGGCTTTGGATAATACCTTGCTTGGCGTTGATTTGGTGCAGGAGCAGGATTTAGTGGCTCAAGATGTCACTGAGCATATGCTTTACAGTGCGCTGCATGAAGCCAAAGAGCAGGGGCAGGATGTCAAATTGGTGATTACCGTTATTGGCGGCCAGGGGCATATTCTTGGCCGTGGTAATCAGCAATTGAGCCCACGAATCATTCGTACCATTGGTAAAGACAATATTTTTATCGTTGCCACTAAGCGTAAGTTACAGGCCCTGGATCACCGTCCATTGATTGTTGATAGTGGCGATCCAACCCTCGATGCCGAGCTAAGCGGTTACTTGCCAGTGATAACCGGTTTCCATGATCAGGTTTTATATCCTGTCGCCAGCCCGGGCTTATTACACGCCTGA
- a CDS encoding elongation factor P hydroxylase — MQHDINDLIAIFNNEFSLSENTRLIRGDDEPVYLPADEQTCYHRVIFAHGFYASGLHEIAHWCIAGKERRLLEDFGYWYAPDGRNAQQQAAFEKVEIKPQAIEWAFCVAAGFKFNVSVDNLSGIEVDRDAFRSSVHAQVEQYLHSGFPPRAQQFITALQKFYDRDEKLKIEHFALNSNKKAGEVLEKSSLIPKCDGAVTSSLETPCYV, encoded by the coding sequence ATGCAGCACGATATTAACGATTTGATTGCCATCTTCAACAATGAGTTTTCATTGTCTGAGAATACCCGCTTGATTCGCGGTGACGACGAGCCGGTATATCTGCCTGCTGATGAGCAAACCTGTTACCATCGTGTTATCTTTGCCCATGGTTTTTATGCCAGCGGTTTACATGAAATCGCCCATTGGTGTATCGCCGGTAAAGAACGTCGGTTGCTGGAGGACTTTGGTTACTGGTACGCCCCGGATGGTCGTAATGCCCAGCAACAGGCGGCATTTGAGAAAGTGGAAATTAAACCTCAGGCTATTGAATGGGCATTTTGTGTCGCCGCTGGGTTTAAGTTTAATGTCTCGGTCGATAACTTGAGTGGTATCGAGGTCGATCGGGATGCATTCAGGTCATCTGTTCATGCGCAGGTAGAGCAATATCTGCACTCGGGATTCCCACCACGGGCACAGCAGTTTATTACCGCGCTGCAAAAATTCTATGACCGGGATGAAAAATTAAAAATTGAGCATTTTGCTCTAAATAGCAACAAAAAGGCCGGTGAAGTGTTGGAAAAATCGTCGCTAATACCTAAATGCGATGGTGCAGTTACTTCATCACTGGAGACACCTTGTTATGTTTAA
- a CDS encoding Lrp/AsnC family transcriptional regulator, whose product MKKLDEVDQQILTLLYKDADITNKELAAKIGIAASTCLERVKRMKSAGVIRNSVIDVNYQTLGGNIQAIAAIQLQPYSEQIVNDLRDQLLKLPEIVSMFHMGGAFDFYIHMSVKDTEHLRRFVFEAITSREEVTNVETSLVFEHSRSPVMPNFSA is encoded by the coding sequence ATGAAGAAACTCGATGAGGTCGATCAGCAAATCCTCACCTTGCTATACAAAGATGCCGATATCACCAACAAAGAGCTTGCAGCAAAGATTGGTATTGCCGCGTCCACCTGTCTGGAAAGAGTCAAACGAATGAAGTCTGCCGGAGTCATTCGTAACTCTGTAATCGATGTCAATTACCAGACCCTGGGTGGTAATATCCAGGCAATTGCCGCCATTCAATTACAGCCTTACTCGGAACAAATCGTCAACGATCTTCGTGACCAATTACTAAAATTGCCAGAAATCGTCAGTATGTTTCATATGGGTGGTGCCTTCGACTTCTATATCCATATGTCCGTAAAAGATACCGAGCATCTGCGCCGTTTCGTCTTTGAAGCCATTACATCCAGAGAGGAAGTGACTAATGTTGAAACCTCGTTGGTATTTGAGCACAGTCGCAGCCCCGTCATGCCAAATTTTAGCGCCTAA
- a CDS encoding SixA phosphatase family protein — protein sequence MKILHLVRHAKSSWENSGLDDIERPLNERGQGDCQLMAPVLMDIGCCFSNVYCSNASRAKQTLQRISEHQFEPGMERIISAEQLADTTLERDLYTFNWSEVLDFCQALPENLSEVTLVGHNPAFTELQNYLSIDQIEHLPTCAYVRLECAVNNWLDLTASCARTRYFITPKMLKQGREIRPFAVA from the coding sequence ATGAAAATTCTGCATCTCGTGCGCCATGCGAAATCAAGCTGGGAAAATTCTGGTTTAGATGATATTGAACGTCCTTTGAATGAAAGGGGGCAGGGTGATTGTCAATTAATGGCGCCTGTTCTTATGGATATAGGTTGCTGCTTTTCAAACGTCTATTGTTCTAATGCCAGTCGCGCCAAACAAACGTTACAGCGTATTAGTGAACATCAGTTTGAACCGGGCATGGAAAGGATCATAAGCGCTGAACAGCTTGCGGATACGACATTAGAACGGGACTTGTATACCTTTAATTGGTCTGAGGTTCTGGATTTTTGCCAGGCACTACCCGAAAACCTTTCTGAGGTTACTCTGGTTGGTCACAATCCAGCTTTCACTGAGCTGCAGAATTATCTATCCATCGACCAAATAGAACATCTGCCTACCTGTGCCTACGTGCGACTTGAATGCGCCGTTAATAACTGGCTGGATCTAACGGCAAGTTGTGCAAGGACTCGTTATTTCATTACCCCAAAAATGCTCAAGCAAGGCAGGGAAATACGTCCATTCGCGGTGGCGTAA
- a CDS encoding tetratricopeptide repeat protein produces the protein MSVIKKHFSMLIAGSMLSLSLSAPVLADYDDAVYHMNRGEFTLAIEELKPLVMLGYPPALYQQGVLYENGFGVQKNQQKAFKLYERAAGRSVPEAQFAVAQMYSEGRGTEKNLKKAFIYTKRAAEKDLVAAQFNLGVMFQNGTGTSQSYHNAAIWYEQAAKRNYALAQFNLALLYYDGLGVTKDIEMSYIWNRVAAYNGYKPAEQSMAMDAKELSREQIKRSRERAEELYLEISPKEEELFNPYQ, from the coding sequence ATGTCCGTAATTAAAAAACATTTTTCCATGCTCATCGCTGGGAGTATGTTGTCTTTATCTCTTTCAGCACCAGTTTTGGCCGATTATGATGACGCCGTATATCATATGAATCGTGGCGAGTTTACGTTAGCGATTGAAGAGCTAAAGCCTTTGGTTATGTTAGGTTACCCACCAGCGCTTTATCAGCAGGGGGTGTTGTATGAAAATGGTTTTGGTGTTCAGAAAAATCAGCAAAAAGCGTTTAAGTTATATGAACGAGCTGCCGGCAGAAGTGTTCCCGAAGCACAATTTGCTGTTGCGCAAATGTACAGTGAAGGACGTGGCACAGAAAAAAACCTGAAAAAAGCGTTTATTTATACCAAGCGAGCAGCTGAAAAAGATTTGGTTGCCGCCCAGTTTAATCTTGGTGTTATGTTCCAAAATGGTACGGGTACCTCCCAGAGCTATCACAACGCCGCGATTTGGTATGAGCAGGCCGCAAAACGTAATTATGCGCTGGCACAATTTAACCTCGCTTTACTTTATTACGATGGATTAGGCGTTACCAAAGACATCGAAATGTCTTACATATGGAATCGCGTTGCCGCCTACAATGGTTACAAACCGGCTGAGCAAAGTATGGCTATGGATGCAAAGGAATTATCTCGAGAGCAAATCAAACGAAGCCGGGAACGAGCGGAAGAGCTTTACTTAGAAATCTCTCCGAAAGAAGAAGAGCTTTTCAACCCTTACCAATAA
- a CDS encoding RNA methyltransferase, translating to MARLKQTYPQDGFFGIGIVNQKDPENIGTLWRSAYILGASFIFTLGSKYKKQTSDVVNAWQKIPLFHYQDIDDLIAHLPYDTQLVGVELDDKAVDIGKFQHPHRCVYLLGNEQSGLTREVMDKCHRLIKLPGDYSLNVSVAGSIVLYDRLNKI from the coding sequence ATGGCCAGATTAAAACAAACCTACCCACAAGACGGATTTTTTGGCATTGGCATTGTTAACCAAAAAGATCCGGAAAATATTGGCACCCTGTGGCGCAGCGCATATATTCTCGGTGCTTCATTTATTTTCACGCTCGGCAGCAAATATAAAAAGCAAACCTCAGATGTGGTTAATGCCTGGCAAAAAATCCCATTATTTCATTATCAGGATATTGACGATTTAATCGCTCATCTGCCCTATGATACGCAGCTTGTTGGTGTAGAATTGGACGATAAAGCCGTCGATATTGGTAAATTTCAACATCCTCACCGTTGTGTGTATTTGCTCGGCAATGAGCAGTCAGGGCTCACTCGTGAGGTTATGGATAAATGCCATCGCCTGATTAAACTGCCTGGTGACTATAGTCTTAATGTCTCGGTGGCGGGTTCTATCGTCCTTTATGATAGGTTAAACAAAATCTAA
- the dnaJ gene encoding molecular chaperone DnaJ, with product MAKTDYYEVLGVAKDASERDIKKAYKRLAMKFHPDRTKGDKEKEEQFKKVKEAYEVLNDSQKRAAYDQYGHAAFEQGQGPGGFGGGADFGDIFGDVFGDIFGGGRGRGGQSRARRGADLRYNLDMSLEEAVKGKTVELQVPTYVSCEPCDGSGAKSGSSASTCPTCHGHGQVQMRQGLFAVQQTCPTCSGSGKVIKDPCNSCHGEGRVKKTKTLSAKIPAGVDTGDRIRLTGEGEAGEHGAPPGDLYVQVNVRDHNIFVRDDNHLYCEVPIGFTTAALGGEIEVPTLEGKVKLKIPKETQTGKMFRLRGKGVKSVRSSITGDLMCKVVVETPVNLTSEQRELLEKLEESMGTGKDAARYRPKEQGFFDGVKNFFDSLK from the coding sequence ATGGCAAAAACTGATTATTACGAAGTGCTGGGTGTCGCCAAGGATGCATCTGAGCGCGATATTAAAAAGGCCTATAAACGCCTTGCAATGAAATTCCATCCGGATCGCACCAAAGGCGATAAGGAAAAGGAAGAGCAATTTAAAAAGGTTAAAGAAGCCTACGAAGTGCTTAATGACAGTCAAAAGCGTGCGGCTTATGACCAATATGGTCATGCCGCGTTTGAACAAGGTCAGGGCCCCGGTGGCTTTGGTGGTGGCGCTGATTTTGGCGATATCTTTGGCGATGTATTCGGCGATATTTTCGGTGGCGGTCGTGGTCGCGGGGGCCAGTCTCGCGCCCGTCGCGGTGCAGATTTACGTTATAACCTTGACATGTCTTTGGAAGAAGCGGTTAAAGGTAAAACCGTTGAACTTCAGGTCCCTACTTACGTAAGTTGTGAGCCTTGTGACGGTAGCGGTGCTAAGTCTGGTTCTTCGGCATCAACCTGTCCAACCTGTCATGGTCATGGTCAGGTGCAAATGCGTCAGGGGTTATTCGCGGTGCAGCAAACCTGTCCAACCTGTTCAGGTAGCGGTAAGGTGATTAAAGACCCTTGTAACTCTTGTCACGGTGAAGGTCGAGTTAAAAAGACTAAGACACTTTCGGCAAAAATTCCAGCTGGCGTTGATACCGGCGATCGCATTCGCTTAACTGGCGAAGGTGAAGCAGGCGAGCATGGCGCGCCTCCGGGTGATTTATACGTTCAGGTTAATGTTCGCGACCATAATATTTTTGTTCGTGACGATAACCACTTGTACTGTGAAGTACCGATTGGTTTTACAACCGCAGCGTTAGGCGGTGAGATTGAAGTGCCGACTTTAGAAGGTAAAGTCAAACTGAAGATCCCTAAAGAAACGCAAACCGGCAAGATGTTCCGTTTACGTGGAAAAGGGGTGAAATCGGTACGCAGTTCCATTACCGGTGATTTGATGTGTAAAGTTGTGGTGGAAACCCCGGTTAACTTAACATCAGAGCAGCGGGAATTGCTGGAAAAACTCGAAGAGAGTATGGGCACAGGTAAAGATGCTGCCCGATATCGTCCAAAGGAGCAGGGCTTTTTTGACGGTGTGAAGAATTTTTTCGACAGTTTAAAATAA
- the dnaK gene encoding molecular chaperone DnaK has product MGKIIGIDLGTTNSCVAVLDGDKVRVIENAEGDRTTPSIIAYTAEGETLVGQPAKRQAVTNPENTLFAIKRLIGRRFEDKEVQRDIGIMPFGIIKADNGDAWVEAKGEQMAPPQVSAEVLKKMKKTAEDFLGEEVTEAVITVPAYFNDSQRQATKDAGRIAGLDVKRIINEPTAAALAYGMDKQQGDRVVAVYDLGGGTFDISIIEIDEVEGEHTFEVLATNGDTHLGGEDFDNRLINYLVEEFKKEQGMDLTKDPLAMQRLKEAAEKAKCELSSAQQTDVNLPYITADASGPKHMNIKVTRAKLESLVEDMVKATLEPLKIALQDADLSTSDVTDIILVGGQTRMPLVQKAVTDFFGKEPRKDVNPDEAVASGAAVQAGVLSGDVTDVLLLDVTPLSLGIETMGGVMTKVIEKNTTIPTKQSQVFSTAEDNQAAVTVHVVQGERKQASLNKSLGQFNLEGIDPAPRGMPQIEVTFDIDADGILHVTAKDKNTGKEQKITIKASSGLSDDEVEQMVRDAEANADADAKFEELVTARNQADGLVHATRKQVEEAGDDLPAEDKDKIEAAVKELEDVIKGEDKEAIDAKSQAVIEASAKLMEIAQAKAQAQGAEAPQADAEQAQPAEDVVDAEFEEVKDDKK; this is encoded by the coding sequence ATGGGCAAAATTATAGGTATTGACCTAGGGACTACTAACTCATGTGTTGCTGTACTAGACGGCGACAAAGTTCGTGTCATTGAGAACGCAGAAGGCGATCGCACGACTCCTTCAATTATTGCTTACACGGCAGAAGGTGAAACCTTAGTTGGTCAGCCAGCTAAGCGTCAGGCAGTGACTAACCCTGAAAATACACTATTCGCGATCAAGCGTTTGATCGGTCGTCGTTTTGAAGACAAAGAAGTTCAGCGTGATATCGGCATCATGCCTTTTGGTATCATAAAAGCCGACAACGGTGATGCCTGGGTTGAAGCAAAAGGTGAGCAAATGGCGCCACCACAGGTTTCTGCTGAAGTTCTTAAGAAAATGAAGAAAACGGCTGAAGACTTCTTAGGTGAAGAAGTTACTGAAGCGGTTATCACAGTACCTGCTTATTTTAACGATTCTCAGCGCCAAGCTACGAAAGATGCTGGTCGTATCGCAGGTTTAGATGTTAAGCGTATTATCAATGAGCCAACCGCTGCGGCTCTTGCTTACGGTATGGATAAGCAACAGGGTGACCGTGTTGTTGCGGTATATGACCTTGGTGGTGGTACGTTCGATATCTCTATCATCGAGATTGATGAAGTTGAAGGCGAGCACACCTTTGAAGTACTTGCGACTAATGGTGACACTCACTTAGGTGGTGAAGACTTCGATAACCGTCTAATCAACTACCTTGTTGAAGAATTCAAGAAAGAGCAGGGCATGGATCTAACTAAAGACCCACTGGCAATGCAACGTCTGAAAGAAGCGGCAGAGAAAGCTAAATGTGAGCTATCTTCAGCACAACAGACCGACGTAAACTTACCGTACATTACGGCTGATGCTTCAGGTCCTAAGCACATGAACATCAAAGTAACCCGCGCTAAGCTTGAGTCTTTGGTTGAAGACATGGTTAAAGCAACCCTTGAGCCATTAAAAATCGCTCTACAGGATGCTGATTTATCCACCTCTGACGTTACTGACATTATCTTGGTTGGTGGTCAGACTCGTATGCCTCTTGTTCAAAAAGCAGTTACCGATTTCTTCGGTAAAGAGCCACGCAAAGACGTTAACCCTGATGAAGCAGTAGCTTCGGGTGCTGCGGTTCAGGCAGGCGTTCTTTCTGGTGACGTTACTGACGTACTTCTACTTGACGTTACGCCACTATCTCTTGGTATTGAAACCATGGGTGGTGTGATGACTAAAGTTATCGAGAAAAACACCACGATTCCTACTAAGCAATCTCAGGTGTTCTCAACGGCTGAAGACAACCAGGCGGCGGTAACGGTACACGTTGTTCAGGGTGAGCGTAAGCAAGCATCATTGAACAAGTCTCTTGGTCAGTTCAACCTTGAAGGTATTGACCCAGCGCCTCGTGGTATGCCACAAATCGAAGTGACTTTCGACATCGATGCTGATGGTATCCTGCACGTAACGGCGAAAGACAAGAACACAGGTAAAGAGCAGAAGATCACTATTAAAGCCTCTTCAGGTCTGTCTGATGATGAAGTAGAGCAAATGGTACGTGATGCGGAAGCCAATGCTGATGCCGATGCCAAGTTCGAAGAGCTGGTAACGGCTCGTAACCAGGCTGATGGTCTTGTCCATGCGACGCGCAAGCAGGTTGAAGAAGCCGGTGATGACTTGCCAGCTGAAGATAAAGACAAAATTGAAGCGGCAGTAAAAGAGCTTGAAGATGTAATCAAAGGCGAAGACAAAGAAGCCATCGATGCTAAATCGCAAGCGGTTATCGAAGCATCTGCAAAATTAATGGAAATCGCTCAGGCAAAAGCTCAGGCACAGGGCGCTGAAGCTCCACAGGCTGATGCAGAGCAGGCACAACCAGCAGAAGACGTCGTTGACGCTGAGTTTGAAGAAGTTAAAGACGATAAGAAGTAA
- a CDS encoding HD-GYP domain-containing protein, which produces MEPKATILIVDDNPENIDVLNGILKQHYRVKAALSGQLALKIVAGPDKPDLILLDIMMPGMDGHEVCRLLKANPLTVDIPVIFITAKTAIEDEQVGLELGAVDYISKPVSVPIVLARVKTHLSLYNQQRELELKVKERTREIEQTRREIIDRLGRAAEYKDNETGMHVIRMSRYSKLLAEQINAPDNWVDILYNAAPMHDVGKIGIPDKILLKPGKLNDEEWQEMQRHVQYGADIIGKHSSELLQMAREIALYHHEKFDGSGYPHGTIGEDIPLSARIVAIADVFDALTSERPYKEAWPLDKTFEYLQNQAGKHFDPELVPQFIACEQQILEIMERFADRKSEESQQVSSS; this is translated from the coding sequence ATGGAGCCAAAGGCGACCATCTTAATCGTCGATGATAACCCGGAAAATATTGACGTTCTCAATGGTATTTTAAAACAACATTATCGAGTAAAAGCGGCATTGTCGGGGCAGTTGGCGTTAAAAATCGTCGCCGGACCCGATAAACCGGATTTAATTCTTCTTGATATCATGATGCCAGGTATGGATGGTCATGAAGTCTGTCGCCTGCTCAAAGCCAATCCTCTTACCGTCGATATTCCGGTGATTTTTATTACCGCAAAAACGGCTATTGAAGATGAACAGGTGGGGCTGGAGCTAGGCGCTGTCGATTACATTAGTAAGCCGGTTAGTGTGCCGATTGTTTTGGCTCGGGTGAAAACCCATTTGTCCTTGTATAACCAGCAGCGTGAACTTGAACTGAAAGTTAAAGAGCGCACCCGGGAAATCGAACAGACCCGGCGTGAGATCATTGACCGCCTCGGACGAGCAGCGGAATACAAGGATAATGAAACCGGAATGCATGTTATTCGCATGAGTCGTTATTCCAAGCTTTTAGCGGAGCAAATTAATGCGCCGGATAATTGGGTCGACATTCTTTATAACGCCGCACCAATGCATGATGTCGGAAAAATCGGCATTCCTGATAAAATTCTGCTCAAACCCGGAAAGCTCAATGATGAAGAGTGGCAGGAAATGCAGCGCCACGTCCAATATGGCGCTGACATTATCGGTAAGCACTCCTCAGAATTATTGCAGATGGCGCGCGAGATAGCTCTGTACCATCATGAAAAATTTGATGGCAGCGGGTACCCCCATGGCACGATAGGCGAGGATATTCCTCTAAGTGCGAGAATTGTTGCTATCGCCGATGTCTTTGATGCTTTGACCTCAGAACGTCCCTACAAAGAAGCCTGGCCATTAGATAAAACCTTTGAATATCTGCAGAATCAGGCGGGTAAGCATTTTGACCCGGAATTAGTGCCTCAGTTTATTGCCTGTGAACAACAAATTCTAGAAATTATGGAGCGTTTTGCTGACCGCAAAAGTGAAGAGAGCCAGCAAGTCTCGTCCTCTTAA